The Microlunatus antarcticus DNA segment CGGACCGGCGCCGGACTGCGCGCCGTCGTGAGCTTCCACGGCGCGCTGCAGCCCGGCCCGGAGGGGGAGGCGGCCGACATCAAGGCCAAGGTCCTCGTCCTCACCGGCGCCATCGACCCGGTCGTCCCGCCCGAGGCCGTCGACGCCTTCGAGTCCGACCTCCGCACGGCCCCCGACCTCGACTGGCAGGTCGTGACCTACTCCGGTTCGATGCACGCCTTCACCGAGCCCGGCACGGACGCGCCCGACTTCGGCGCCCAGTTCAACCCGGTCGCCGAGGCCCGCAGCTGGCAGGCCATGAAGAACTTCTTCGGCGAGGTGCTGGCCGCCTAGGGTCGGCCCTAGGAGGCCTGGGCGGTGAGCTGGCCGGAGTCCTCGTCCAGCTCACCGATCAGGCCGCGGAGCTTGGTCATCAGGCGCGAGAGCAGCCGCGAGACCTGCATCTGCGTCACGCCGACGACGCCGGCGATCTGGGACTGCGTCATCTCCTCGACGAACCGCATGCGCAGCAGGTCGCGCTCGGCGTCGGTCAGGCTCTGCAGAGCCTGGTGCAGCAGCACGCGGGTCTCGACGAGGTTCCACTCCGGCGGGTGCTCCGGGACCCAGGCGTCGCCGACGAGGGAGTCGAGGCTCGTCGAGTGCAGGCCGAGCTCGGCGGTCCGGGCCTCCTCGACGGCCTGGGTCGTCCAGCCCAGGTAGTGGGCGAGGTCCGCGCTGGTCGGTACGCGGCCGATCTCCTGCGCCAGGTCGGGCACGGCGCCGCGGAGGACGTTGGCGGCCTCCTGCACCGAGCGCGGCGGACGGACGGACCACCCGTGGTCGCGCAGGTAGCGGCGCAGCAGCCCCGACATGGTGACCCAGGCGAAGTAGCCGTACGTGGTCTGCGCCGGGTCGTAGCGGTCGAAGGCCTCGACCAGGCCACCGCGGGCCACCTGGACCAGGTCGTCGTACTCGCTGCGGGGACCGTAGCGGCGGGCCGCGCTCGTCGCGAGCCACAGGTGCAGCGTCACGACCTCGTCGCGGATGGCGCGACGCTCCTCCGGGGTCGAGTCCTCCAGGTGGCTCATCAGGTCCTGGGTGCGCTCCCGGTCGGCGTCGCGCTCGCGCCCGCGCGGCGGGGTGTTGGGGTCGCGGGTGGACGGCTCGTGGACCGGTGCCTGGACGACCGACGGCTTCTGGGTCGACGGCAGGCCGTGGTCGGGCGGCGTCGGCGGCTCGCCGAGAGCGTGGGGGCTGTCGGTGGTGTCGCCCTGGTCGACGAAGAACGACTCGGGGCCCGGCTGGACCTCGGTGCCCTCAGGCAGCACGGCGTGCCCCGGCAGCGGAGCCGTGGACGACCCCGTCCTGATGATCGAAGTCCTGATGAGTCATCACGATCTCGAGTAAACCAATCACTAAAGGAGGTTTGTTACACCCCTAGGGGGGTAAATGGACCTCATGCCCAACCCCATCACCATTGCCGTCGTCGACGACTACGACGTGGTCGTCCTGGGGGTGGCCCGCATGCTCGAGCAGTACCCGGAACGCGTCCAGGTGGCCGAGCTCTCGACCACCCAGACCGTCGACCGACCGGTGGACATCGTTCTCTACGACGCCTTCGCGCAGCCCGAGACCGATGCCGCCGACCTGCAACAGTTCCTCGACAACCCGCTCGCCGGACGCACCGTCGTCTACACCTGGAACTTCCAGGCCCAGCTGGTCGAGCAGGTGCAGAAGCTGGGGCTCCACGGCTATCTGTCCAAGGCGCTGCCGGCGCGCGACCTCGTGTCGAGCCTGGAGCGGATCCACGGGGGCGAGGTGGTGATCAGCGACCCGCCGGGCCGGGCCCGCAGCGCGACGGGGCTCGACTGGCCCGGTCGGGGCGAGGGGCTGAGCGACCGCGAGTCCGAGATCCTCGCGCTCATCACGCAGGGCAAGAGCAACGCCGACGTCGCCGCCATCACGTTCCTCAGCCCGAACACCATCAAGTCCTACGTCCGCACGATCTACCGCAAGATCGGGGTGGGCAGCCGCACCCAGGCCGTGCTCTGGGGCGTACGGCACGGGTTCAGCCCGGACCACAGCCAGATGCGGCGGTAGTTCCCGGCCTCGCCGGCGACTGGAGCCGAAGGGCTACTGAACCGCGGAGGTCAGCCGCATGAGGTTGTCGATGACGCTCCGCCAGAAGCCGCGCCGGGCCCAGTCCTGCGCGGAGAGCTCGCGCGACAGGCTGCGGTAGCGGTCCTCGACCGCCTTGACCTGGTCCACGAACGGGCGCCCGCAGACCATGAGCATCACCTCGAGGTCGAGCTGGAACGAGCGGATGTCCATGTTCGACGAACCGACCACCGCGACCTGGTCGTCGACCGAGATGTGCTTGGAGTGCAGGATGTTCGGACCCGGGTAGAGGTAGATCCTGACGCCCGCAGCCAGCAGCTCGGCGTAGTACGAGTGCTGGGCGTGGAAGACCACGAACTGGTCGCCGATCTCCCCGACGAACAGCTCGACCGCCACCCCCCGCCGGGCGGCCGTGGTGATGGCGCCGAGCAGTGACGGGTCCGGCACGAAGTACGGGCTCGTGATGCTGATCCGCGACTGCGCGTGGTAGAGCAGGCTGTTGAACAGGGCGAGGTTGTTCTCCGACTCGTACGCCGGCCCGCTGGGCGCGATCTGCGCCAGCAGGTCCCCGCCGCGCTGGTCGTCCGAGGTCTGCTCGCGCGAGCTGCTGAGGAGCTGGTCGGTCTCGCAGTACCAGTCGGTCACGAAGAGCGCGTCGATCTCGTGGACCACGGGGCCGTGCACCTCGCACAGCTCGTCGACCCACTGCAGCCCCCGCCGCTTGTTGCCGCGCTTGTCGTAGCTGGGGTCGATCATGTTGAGCGACCCGACGAAGCCGACGACGCCGTCGACGACCATCAGCTTGCGGTGGTTGCGCAGGTCCGGGCGCTGCCAGCGGCCCTTGAGCGGCTGCACCGGCAGCATCAGGTGCCAGAAGACGCCCATCTCGGTCAGCGCCTTCAGGGTCTTGCGGTAGCCGGGG contains these protein-coding regions:
- a CDS encoding helix-turn-helix transcriptional regulator, yielding MDLMPNPITIAVVDDYDVVVLGVARMLEQYPERVQVAELSTTQTVDRPVDIVLYDAFAQPETDAADLQQFLDNPLAGRTVVYTWNFQAQLVEQVQKLGLHGYLSKALPARDLVSSLERIHGGEVVISDPPGRARSATGLDWPGRGEGLSDRESEILALITQGKSNADVAAITFLSPNTIKSYVRTIYRKIGVGSRTQAVLWGVRHGFSPDHSQMRR
- the cls gene encoding cardiolipin synthase — protein: MLDLLTGLSGTGLVVGLEIALVLVALLIAPRNREPSSALAWVLLMALLPLLGIVLFLLIGSPKLTQKRREKQQNMDELISEASREVDPVQAGEDAPPWFGSVSRLVESVGRMPLLQDNDARMVMGFTDQLQALVEAVDGAERYVHVEFYITIRDASTAPFFDALRRAVERDVTVRLLLDHMGTRPYPGYRKTLKALTEMGVFWHLMLPVQPLKGRWQRPDLRNHRKLMVVDGVVGFVGSLNMIDPSYDKRGNKRRGLQWVDELCEVHGPVVHEIDALFVTDWYCETDQLLSSSREQTSDDQRGGDLLAQIAPSGPAYESENNLALFNSLLYHAQSRISITSPYFVPDPSLLGAITTAARRGVAVELFVGEIGDQFVVFHAQHSYYAELLAAGVRIYLYPGPNILHSKHISVDDQVAVVGSSNMDIRSFQLDLEVMLMVCGRPFVDQVKAVEDRYRSLSRELSAQDWARRGFWRSVIDNLMRLTSAVQ
- a CDS encoding sigma-70 family RNA polymerase sigma factor, which translates into the protein MLPEGTEVQPGPESFFVDQGDTTDSPHALGEPPTPPDHGLPSTQKPSVVQAPVHEPSTRDPNTPPRGRERDADRERTQDLMSHLEDSTPEERRAIRDEVVTLHLWLATSAARRYGPRSEYDDLVQVARGGLVEAFDRYDPAQTTYGYFAWVTMSGLLRRYLRDHGWSVRPPRSVQEAANVLRGAVPDLAQEIGRVPTSADLAHYLGWTTQAVEEARTAELGLHSTSLDSLVGDAWVPEHPPEWNLVETRVLLHQALQSLTDAERDLLRMRFVEEMTQSQIAGVVGVTQMQVSRLLSRLMTKLRGLIGELDEDSGQLTAQAS